One Lasioglossum baleicum chromosome 6, iyLasBale1, whole genome shotgun sequence genomic window carries:
- the Fab1 gene encoding 1-phosphatidylinositol 3-phosphate 5-kinase fab1 isoform X3, whose amino-acid sequence MNKNINSPYKLTEFAPLSPEESQPVVASLFSKLFSFTRSSQNVDDATVSSAKEEQSSSDSESWKQSESTEKTPEDDSTSMMNFPLDTREGRSLPNVLKRISNIVALKSNNLRSYKDSQLRSYWMPDSVSKQCYECGERFTTFRRRHHCRVCGQIFCSKCCCDQIPGKIMGCIGDLRVCTYCCKVVLSYLQSSDMRSDLSEDLKALQEDLQVKYGNDQPPLTQMNANESVEDETSICRKPSVGYMEEKYAITRSTNSYLTSQERSLVLQNSASLRMIYEELFRSSQAILLQTHRIRLKSYYNCFLASELVNWMIAQNKAATRVQATAIGQALLEAGFIEPVIVDNVFSDTATVFKPATLSQMQSMDLLTETQTTCDAQEPAWVKTIPQHDSTTDSESETRAPNPIPVTTGRLPSSSSSFYLDLNLESSTVTLKRPTSEDLTTLSVDSSDSVLDQKEESTKSDKCNLKIADDLLNDTLQVQEVKERNGWHKPSNIRTSFGELHTYERLTSAYKQHEDSLIKQLLNKEGLSQTWSETILPIAHQVVDFVRPDLNHNVDDLDIRQYVQIKKCPGGSRDDCEIVSGVVCNKNVAHKGMNAMIAHPKILLLQCGLMYQRVEGKLLNLEPVMLQENEYLGHTVARITALGPDVVLVHRSVSRLAQDRLRECGVTLVLNVKLSVLERVARCTGATIVKTIDAHISSRYMLGTCKKFYLRNFTSERNGIKTLMYFEGCANPHLGATILLRGGTQTELKRVKNVTAMMIFAAYSWRLEKSFLMDEFARPPSPKDNSFLDETSQKDSVDIEGTSNIASGTNEDNDDVESIDDTNILTVSKIENDSTALSGERHSIEIESPANRSTPLKDKIADQLYSENILNSNSIKQISSILSDDIDSYDTLKLFKPKTKSSIIDSKVPENITTDKTLYNNNNLNNTSGLGTDCSEDQNSTMELFGGRSGEKTNKEIKEETEKPKIKDKVVPEEKRIYGESISDRSDPLHQYLNEDEEDVFSQTSPNGQHLSVADLPLLNKFKKALEGTILSVSPYLKYSIPYLETETGRNCVLRSFFPREIFYSVQFLDKVKEAKASNATLEPCGYENPLSRLKLKPQHPFVQARLTTDVDSREVQALLADFRARGSRLYPTNNVVSEKQQVVAQNDASDQIPTWPDCLDPASHQRLSVLFCSFSHTGSNTPAFCVNPWVVNMDLYGRNDTALGRFLESYCLKSEYKCPASACRAQIAHHVRRFVHDGGCIHISLSEMSTEPFAQEDSNQILMWSKCMKCKNVSPVVPMSDDTWSLSFAKYLELRFHGNAYTRRGTDTCQHLLHYDHSQYFTKKNMLAVFKYTKISQWEISLPPPLINIIYDPKQHADVIEEMKSLTLKGDEVFSTIREKWTTLQADIENLNAVKQQLTKDQQYFKTKIEETQLKLTSPTLENKKLEGKVSEKQVQTLMFRIEDGIVILKRLISEVVFSWNSKILEMSVKKKDERPRRFTERSLTIGSNSVIDTDGYITEDTASESQIEDLSPMSADYNAVDAIAAVQNDLQGLEGVENSDNELLESNNPDEIVVIQGSPKMHQRSHSDVLPLAVEDMPDKKKKKKTILSQLLPSLPVTQPIPNPFGSLEHHLLPLGSVVPIVVYESEPSSIIAYALDSLDYKHTLQELMRTMKGPDLNPSPLYKRKFPENKENVTEVMQPGEFKRPSVLSFFRGNSPNPASPIDADKTVSVDSNQQQNPTISSETEEDKKVTKQQNYVEVQFNDATTNFYCRIYFAVQFAALRENVLPCGEDGYTRSLSRSVQWAARGGKSGSSFCKSRDDRFIIKQMSRLEMQIFLDFAPNYFAYMEKCQQNKQPTLLGKIVGVYRVSFKNNTTNAALRTSVLVMENLFYNRSITDKFDLKGSVRNRLVNPDDMCHEGELVLLDENLLNMSCDSPLYIRSHSKAVLNRAIEQDTKFLADNSVMDYSLLVGLEPNSDELVLGIIDYIRTFTWDKKLETMVKKSGILGGQGKLPTIISPEEYRARFIAAMHRYFLPVPDRWSGLGRAVET is encoded by the exons atgaataagaatataaacTCGCCCTATAAACTTACGGAGTTTGCTCCGTTAAGTCCCGAGGAGAGTCAACCTGTCGTAGCTTCTCTATTTTCAAAACTCTTCAGCTTCACTAGAA GTTCGCAAAATGTAGACGATGCTACGGTTTCGTCTGCCAAAGAGGAACAAAGCTCGTCTGATTCTGAATCATGGAAGCAATCGGAAAGCACAGAAAAAACCCCAGAGGACGATAGTACTAGCATGATGAACTTTCCCTTAGATACCCGTGAAGGCAGAAGTTTACCTAATGTTTTGAAACGTATTAGCAACATAGTAGCTCTGAAAAGTAAT aacTTGCGCTCATACAAGGATTCCCAATTGAGAAGTTACTGGATGCCGGACAGCGTGAGTAAACAGTGTTATGAATGCGGCGAACGGTTCACAACATTCCGTAGAAGACATCACTGTCGCGTGTGTGGTCAGATATTTTGTTCAAAGTGCTGCTGCGATCAGATCCCTGGCAAGATTATGGGATGCATTG GTGATCTTAGAGTTTGTACATATTGCTGCAAAGTAGTTTTATCTTATTTACAATCGTCGGATATGAGAAGTGATTTATCCGAAGATTTGAAAGCTTTGCAAGAGGACCTACAAGTTAAATATGGAAATGATCAACCGCCTCTAACACAAATGAATGCAAATGAATCTGTAGAAGACGAGACTTCGATTTGTAGAAAACCAAGCGTCGGATATATGGAAGAAAAATATGCCATCACAAG aTCTACAAATAGTTATTTAACCTCTCAAGAACGTTCTCTCGTCTTACAAAACTCGGCTTCTTTGAGAATGATCTATGAAGAGCTCTTTAGATCGAGCCAAGCAATACTTTTGCAAACGCACAGAATTAGGTTGAAGAGTTATTACAATTGTTTTCTAGCGAGCGAATTGGTAAATTGGATGATCGCGCAAAATAAAGCGGCCACTCG TGTACAGGCCACAGCTATAGGGCAAGCGCTTCTAGAAGCAGGTTTTATCGAGCCAGTAATTGTTGACAATGTATTCAGCGACACTGCAACAGTGTTTAAACCAGCAACGTTATCGCAAATGCAAAGTATGGATCTGTTAACTGAAACACAAACTACCTGCGACGCGCAAGAGCCAGCGTGGGTGAAAACAATTCCACAGCACGACTCTACAACAG acTCGGAAAGCGAAACGAGAGCTCCGAATCCGATACCAGTAACTACTGGACGTTTACCATCTTCTAGTTCAagtttttatttagatttaaattTAGAATCGTCTACCGTTACGTTGAAAAGACCAACTTCGGAAGATTTAACTACATTATCCGTAGATAGTAGCGACAGCGTACTTGATCAGAAAGAAGAGTCAACGAAGTCTGATAAATGTAACTTAAAAATTGCTGATGATCTTTTAAACGATACGCTACAGGTGCAAGAAGTTAAAGAGAGAAACGGCTGGCACAAACCATCGAACATTAGAACTTCCTTCGGAGAGCTACATACGTACGAACGGTTAAC CTCTGCTTACAAGCAACACGAGGATTCATTGATCAAACAATTGCTTAACAAAGAAGGCTTATCGCAAACATGGTCAGAAACTATACTCCCGATTGCGCATCAGGTTGTCGATTTTGTCAGACCAGATCTGAACCACAATGTCGATGATCTAGATATTCGGCAATATGTTCAAATAAAAAAGTGCCCAGGTGGCAGCAGAGACGACTGTGAAATCGTGTCTGGTGTAGTGTGTAATAAAAATGTTGCGCACAAAGGGATGAACGCGATGATAGCTCatccaaaaattttgttgcttcAGTGCGGTCTTATGTATCAACGTGTGGAAGGAAAATTATTAAACTTGGAGCCTGTGATgttgcaa GAAAATGAATATTTAGGTCATACAGTTGCTAGAATTACTGCTCTTGGTCCGGACGTGGTTCTTGTACATCGGTCTGTATCAAGGTTGGCGCAAGATCGACTTCGAGAATGCGGCGTGACTCTAGTTTTAAACGTAAAATTAAGTGTCTTGGAGAGAGTCGCACGGTGCACGGGTGCAACTATTGTAAAAACTATCGATGCGCATATAAGTTCAAGATATATGCTTGGCACATGTAAAAAGTTTTACCTGCGAAATTTTACGAGTGAGCGAA ATGGTATAAAAACATTGATGTATTTTGAGGGGTGCGCGAATCCTCATCTCGGAGCTACGATCTTACTGCGTGGCGGTACTCAAACGGAATTGAAAAGAGTGAAAAATGTGACTGCGATGATGATTTTCGCAGCGTATTCTTGGCGCCTGGAAAAATCATTTCTCATGGATGAGTTCGCGAGACCACCGTCTCCTAAGGATAATTCATTTTTAGATGAAACCTCGCAAAAGGATTCCGTGGACATTGAAGGAACTAGTAATATTGCATCCGGAACGAATGAAGACAATGATGACGTAGAGAGCATAGACGACACAAATATCTTGACAgtctcaaaaattgaaaatgattcTACAGCTCTGTCAGGTGAGAGACACAGCATAGAAATTGAGAGTCCAGCTAACAGAAGTACCCCATTGAAAGATAAAATTGCAGATCAACTGTATAGTGAGAATATTTTAAACTCGAACTCCATTAAACAAATATCCTCTATATTATCCGATGATATTGATTCTTACGACACTTTGAAGTTATTCAAGCCGAAAACAAAGTCTTCTATAATCGATTCAAAAGTCccggaaaatatcacaacagataAAACAttgtataacaataataatctCAATAATACTTCTGGTCTCGGTACAGACTGCAGCGAAGATCAAAATAGCACGATGGAATTGTTTGGCGGTAGATCCGGGGAGAAGACGAATAAAGaaatcaaagaagaaactgagaaaccaaaaataaaagataaagttgtCCCGGAGGAGAAGCGTATTTATGGAGAGTCTATTAGTGATCGAAGCGATCCTTTGCATCAGTATTTAAACGAAGATGAGGAGGACGTCTTCAGTCAAACTAGTCCAAATGGTCAACACTTAAGTGTAGCCGACTTACCACTACTAAATAAATTTAAGAAAGCCTTGGAAGGGACAATATTAAGCGTTTCGccttatttaaaatattctataCCTTACTTGGAAACCGAGACGGGAAGGAATTGTGTGCTACGAAGTTTCTTTCCAAGGGAAATCTTTTACTCCGTACAATTTCTGGATAAAGTAAAAGAAGCTAAAGCGAGTAATGCAACTTTAGAACCGTGTGGCTATGAAAATCCATTATCGAGATTGAAACTGAAGCCACAACATCCGTTTGTTCAAGCGAGACTAACTACAGACGTCGACAGCCGAGAAGTGCAAGCTCTGTTAGCTGATTTTCGAGCTCGCGGTAGTCGATTGTATCCTACGAATAATGTCGTGTCGGAAAAGCAACAGGTTGTAGCGCAGAATGATGCGAGCGATCAAATCCCCACGTGGCCTGACTGCTTGGACCCGGCGAGTCATCAACGCTTGTCAGTATTGTTTTGCAGTTTCTCGCATACTGGCAGTAATACACCAGCCTTTTGCGTGAACCCGTGGGTGGTTAACATGGATTTGTATGGAAGAAACGATACCGCCCTAGGACGTTTCCTTGAAAGTTACTGTTTGAAATCTGAATATAAATGTCCGGCCTCAGCGTGTCGAGCACAAATTGCTCACCATGTTCGAAGATTCGTACACGACGGTGGATGCATACATATCAGCTTAAGCGAAATGAGCACCGAGCCGTTCGCCCAAGAAGACAGTAACCAAATTTTAATGTGGAGCAAGTGCATGAAATGCAAGAACGTTTCACCGGTGGTACCGATGTCGGACGATACTTGGTCCTTGTCTTTCGCCAAGTATTTGGAATTACGTTTTCACGGGAATGCCTACACCAGGCGGGGCACCGACACCTGCCAGCATTTGCTTCATTACGATCATTCCCAATACTTCACGAAGAAAAACATGCTGGCCGTGTTTAAGTATACAAAGATATCCCAGTGGGAGATTTCTTTACCACCGCCACTGATAAACATTATATATGATCCGAAGCAACACGCAGATGTGATCGAAGAGATGAAAAGCTTAACGCTAAAAGGAGATGAAGTGTTCTCGACTATACGAGAGAAGTGGACAACCCTGCAAGCGGACATAGAAAACTTAAACGCTGTCAAGCAACAATTGACTAAAGATCAACAGTACTTCAAAACTAAGATAGAAGAGACTCAATTAAAGTTGACGTCCCCAACGTTAGAGAATAAGAAGCTCGAGGGGAAGGTATCTGAGAAACAAGTTCAAACTTTGATGTTCAGAATCGAGGACGGAATTGTGATTCTTAAGCGATTAATATCCGAAGTTGTGTTCTCTTGGAATTCGAAAATCCTAGAAATGTCTGTCAAGAAGAAAGACGAGAGGCCACGAAGGTTCACCGAACGGTCATTAACAATTGGAAGCAACAGCGTCATTGATACCGACGGATACATTACGGAGGACACTGCTTCCGAATCGCAGATTGAGGATTTAAGTCCCATGTCAGCTGATTACAATGCCGTTGACGCAATCGCTGCTGTGCAAAATGATTTACAGGGATTGGAGGGGGTGGAAAATTCAGACAACGAGCTTTTAGAAAGCAATAATCCTGATGAAATTGTTGTCATTCAGGGATCTCCAAAAATGCATCAGAGATCGCATTCTGATGTTTTGCCTTTGGCTGTGGAGGATATGCCggataaaaagaagaaaaagaaaaccatTTTGTCGCAGTTGTTACCCTCTCTACCTGTTACTCAGCCAATACCAAATCCTTTCGGTTCGCTGGAACACCACTTGCTTCCTCTTGG ATCAGTTGTGCCTATAGTGGTGTACGAGTCAGAGCCTTCATCTATAATTGCATACGCGCTTGATTCACTGGATTACAAACACACATTACAAGAATTGATGCGCACCATGAAAGGGCCAGATTTAAATCCGAGCCCTTTGTATaagcgaaaattcccggaaaataaaGAGAATGTTACTGAAGTTATGCAACCAGGTGAATTCAAACGTCCGTCTGTTTTATCGTTCTTCCGTGGAAACAGCCCGAATCCTGCGAGCCCCATAGACGCTGATAAAACCGTGTCCGTGGATTCCAACCAACAGCAAAATCCAACAATATCATCAGAAACAGAAGAGGACAAAAAAGTAACCAAACAGCAGAATTACGTTGAAGTTCAATTTAACGACGCGACAACCAATTTTTACTGCAGAATATATTTTGCTGTGCAATTCGCTGCACTTAGAGAGAACGTCTTACCCTGCGGTGAAGACGGCTATACGAGAAGCCTGAGCCGAAGTGTACAATGGGCTGCAAGAGGTGGCAAGAGTGGAAGCAGCTTCTGCAAAAGTCGAG aTGACAGATTTATCATAAAACAAATGTCTAGACTAGAAATGCAAATATTCCTGGACTTCGCGCCAAATTATTTTGCTTATATGGAAAAATGTCAGCAAAATAAACAACCAACCTTACTAGGCAAGATCGTCGGCGTTTACAGAGTATCCTTCAAGAACAATACGACAAATGCAGCGCTTCGCACTAGCGTTCTAGTGATGGagaatttattttacaatagaTCGATAACAGACAAATTCGATTTGAAGGGGTCAGTAAGAAATCGGCTGGTGAATCCCGATGACATGTGTCACGAGGGTGAACTTGTGTTACTCGACGAGAACTTGTTGAACA TGAGCTGTGACTCGCCACTTTACATCAGATCACATTCCAAGGCGGTTTTAAATAGAGCCATTGAACAAGACACGAAGTTTCTGGCTgataattctgtgatggactATTCATTGCTAGTTGGTTTGGAGCCAAATTCAGATGAGCTTGTGTTAGGCATAATTG ATTATATACGAACTTTTACGTGGGACAAAAAACTAGAAACAATGGTGAAAAAGTCAGGAATATTAGGCGGCCAAGGAAAGCTGCCAACGATAATATCACCTGAAGAATACAGAGCCCGTTTCATAGCAGCTATGCACCGATATTTCTTGCCCGTGCCAGACAGGTGGTCTGGATTAGGTAGAGCCGTGGAAACATAA